The genomic region TCTTTTGCCGCTTTTTCAGAAAGTTTCATTTTATATTCCTCTTCTGATTTTTTTATAAAAATCTTCCATTTCGAAAAGTTTAAAATACTTTTCCAGCACTTCCCAATCAAGGAGCTGTCTGAACAGTTTAAACAGCTTGGATGTTTTAAACGCCTTCAACGTGATTTAACATTTCTTTCGCGTGTTTTAACGCTATCGGGGATTCTTTTTCCCCGCTCATCATCTTCGCTAGCTCCTCTACGCGCGCGGTTTTATCAAGAAGGTCCACGTTTATGATTGTCCGGTTGTCTTTGACTTTTTTTGTGACTTTAAAATGCTGGTCGGAAAACGCGGCGATCTGGGGCAGGTGAGTGATAAGTATGACCTGCCTGTTATCCGAAAGCTCCTTAAGTTTTTTGCCGGTAATATCCCCGAGCCTCCCGCCGATTTGCGCGTCAATTTCATCAAATATTAAAACAGGTATCGGGTCGACTTTTGTGAGGGCTTTTTTCAAGGCGAGCATAACCCTTGCCGATTCGCCGCCTGAGGCTATTTTTGACAGGGGCTTTAGTTCCTCCCCAATATTCGGACTTATATAGAAGACCACCCTGTCCATGCCGTCTCTGTTTAATTCTACCTTTTCCATACGGCACTCAAACAAAACATTTAAAATTCCAAGTTCTTTAAGCTCTTTTTCGATAGTTGTTTTTAAAATGCCCGCGGATTTTTTACGCTTTTGAGTCAACTTTTTTGCTATTTGTTCAAGCTCTCTTTCTGACAATTCTATCTTTTCTCTCAACTTCACATCATTATGTTCCAGATTGGATAAAAGTTCATATTTCTTTTTTGCTGTATTATAGAATTTTCTAACATCTTCTAAAGTAGGCCCGTATTTCCGCGTTATCTCATAATATATGTCGTAATAGCTGTTAATTTCACGTGTCTTGTCAGGGTCAAAAGAAATCTCTTCGAGATATTTATTAAGAACCTGTAACAATTCCGAACTGTCATTTTGAATCCGGGAAAGAATTTCAGCAAATTTTACGGTTGAATCATCAAGATTATTTAATGACCTCATTGGAGTAAATGACCGGCTTATTGTCCTGTTTAATCCCGATTCTTCATTTTCCAATATGTCAATCAACTGTTTTGCGAATTCATAAAGCTTTTCAGAATTAGCTATACGGCTGTGTTCCTGTAAGATATTCTGATAAGCGTCTTCTTCAAGAGAAACCTGCTCTAACTCTTTTATCTGATAATTCAGCATATCCGATTCCCGTTCCCTGTTGGCGGAAAAACTGTGCAGTTCATTCAGGTCTTTCTGTAATTGCAGGTAAGCATTATATTTTTCTTCATATTCATTTTTTTCAGTATTTAAATCAGAAAGTCTGTCCAGGATTTCAATATGTGACTCTTCTGAAAAAAGCATCTGGTGGTCGTGTTGGCCGTGAAAATCAACTAAATGGTTTCCAATCTCTTTTAACTGGGTAACTGTCACATTAAATCCGTTTATTTTAATTCTATTCCTGCCATCGGGAAGATATACACGGTTTATGATAAGCAGGGGCGAGGTTTCCTCGCCCTCATTATCAGAAATGTATTCGGAAAAAATAGGATTTCGTAGGGGCGAGGTTCCCTCGCCCTTGCGGAATTCAAACATTGCTTCAACGATACAGGGCTTATCAGAATCCCTTATTTGTGAACTATCCAGCCGCTCGCCAAGGCAAAAACGCAAAGCGTCCATTATTATGGATTTACCCGCACCGGTCTCGCCCGTAAAAATATTTAAGCCGGAGCAAAATTCCAAACTGATATCATCGATTATTCCGAAATTCCGGATTTTAAGCTGTGAAATCATATAACGTATTTTATCATTTATATCCGCAATTCGGAAATTCTTTTTCTCCTGTGTAAATTCTGCACATCTTCGGGCGGTTTTCATAGATTGCGCAAAATGATTTCCCATCCGCGCCTCTTTGCAAATATTTACATGGCGTATCCAGTTCTATCCCCCAGAGCCTTCTTCCCTCGGCATTTTCTCTGAAGGCGATTTTAAGGCCGTGGTTCTTCGCCCATTCAAGATGGTCCAGCCCCTTTTCGGTATAGGCGTTATCGATTATAAAAAACACCCCCTCGCAGCATTTCCCGCATTGATTGCATTGTTTTTTGTTTTGGTTCATATTTTTGTTAATCAATTATAATTTAACGGTCAAAGGCTCGAACATTAAAATAAATATTATTAATATTATAATATTTTCTCTTTTCATTTAGTCACTTCCAATTCAAAGGGTTTTTCTATCACTTCCCTGTCCGTATTATAATATTCATAAACACGCGATGACTGCACTTTCGCCTTGATCGGATATTTGGCCTTTAAACTATAAGCAAACTCCAGAGGCTTATCAGAAGAAATTGAGTCGACGTAAATAATAATCTGCCTTGGAGTAAGCGAGTATTTCTGTATCTTTTTTCCCACGTATTCATCAAGCGTGGGAGTTTGCACCTGAAATCCGGGGGGGATACCTAAATCTATCATTACCATCTGGGCGGCACCCGGTTTCTCGAGTTTAACCAATACATTGACATTCACCATATCATTAATCGAAAGTTTCGTGCGGTCATATTCAACCTTTATAGCAAACGGGGGTACCGGCGGCACCGGCACATCTTTCCATGGTATATAATATGAGCTATTGATCTCATAAAGAAAACTTCCCTTGCCTTTCATTTGAATTTCAACTGTATTTTGAGCTTTTAGATTTTCACTCAGAGCAACCTGCTGCATTACATCCGCGTTATCTTTATCTACTTTTATTTCACCGGCTATTTTGCCGTTTATCATAACGGAAAACTCCGCGTTAACATCTTCCGCTGGCCCGCTGGCCGCTGAAACAAGCGCTCGAAGCGCAATTATCGTACCCTGTGTTGTATACCACATCCCGCCGGAATCTTTGGACCTGATCAGATATGTCAGCGCCCTGGTGGCAGCATCACTGAATCTCCCTGATCTTACAAGGGCATAGGCCGCAAGGCCGCTTGCCTCTACGCTTACACCTTTGCCTTTACTGAAGGTGACAGATGAAACACCTGATTCCCAATAGATGGCGTCACTTTCTTCCTTAGCCATACCAATAAGCCTATTGAGAATTTTAAATGTATCTTCGCTTTTCGGATCCGACGCCGCAAACGCGTTCGCAGCCAGCGCCATGATATAAGGGTCGGTAATATTATCAATGTTCTTTTTTAGATAATTAAGCCCTTTTAAAACACTGCCGTCCTTTTGTCCGCTTTCACATAAAGCCCATAAAATATAGGCGGTCGGCAATATCTCGTTTTTCTGGATCCCGCCCCACGCTTCGGCATGCAGATACTGTTTATCAGGGATCCATGAACCGTCCTGGTTCTGCTGGCCCTTCAGCCATCGCGCTGTCCGTTCAATGATACGTTCATCTACTTCATGCACCTTTGCCATGTCGCTGAATTCCATCAGCCCGTACGCGGTCAATATCTTATTCGCGGGTTCGTCTCCAAACCATGAA from bacterium harbors:
- the recN gene encoding DNA repair protein RecN, yielding MGNHFAQSMKTARRCAEFTQEKKNFRIADINDKIRYMISQLKIRNFGIIDDISLEFCSGLNIFTGETGAGKSIIMDALRFCLGERLDSSQIRDSDKPCIVEAMFEFRKGEGTSPLRNPIFSEYISDNEGEETSPLLIINRVYLPDGRNRIKINGFNVTVTQLKEIGNHLVDFHGQHDHQMLFSEESHIEILDRLSDLNTEKNEYEEKYNAYLQLQKDLNELHSFSANRERESDMLNYQIKELEQVSLEEDAYQNILQEHSRIANSEKLYEFAKQLIDILENEESGLNRTISRSFTPMRSLNNLDDSTVKFAEILSRIQNDSSELLQVLNKYLEEISFDPDKTREINSYYDIYYEITRKYGPTLEDVRKFYNTAKKKYELLSNLEHNDVKLREKIELSERELEQIAKKLTQKRKKSAGILKTTIEKELKELGILNVLFECRMEKVELNRDGMDRVVFYISPNIGEELKPLSKIASGGESARVMLALKKALTKVDPIPVLIFDEIDAQIGGRLGDITGKKLKELSDNRQVILITHLPQIAAFSDQHFKVTKKVKDNRTIINVDLLDKTARVEELAKMMSGEKESPIALKHAKEMLNHVEGV
- a CDS encoding YkgJ family cysteine cluster protein, which codes for MNQNKKQCNQCGKCCEGVFFIIDNAYTEKGLDHLEWAKNHGLKIAFRENAEGRRLWGIELDTPCKYLQRGADGKSFCAIYENRPKMCRIYTGEKEFPNCGYK